In Myotis daubentonii chromosome 10, mMyoDau2.1, whole genome shotgun sequence, one genomic interval encodes:
- the LOC132242850 gene encoding anionic trypsin, with translation MNPLLILAFVGAAVAFSTDDDDKIVGGYTCQENSVPYQVSLNAGYHFCGGSLINDQWVVSAAHCYKSRIQVRLGEHNIEVDEGNEQFINSAKVIRHPRYNSWTLDNDIMLIKLSSPAVISSRVSTISLPTSCAPAGTQCLISGWGNTLSSGINYPELLQCLDAPLLAQEQCEAAYPGQITDNMVCAGFLEGGKDSCQGDSGGPVVCNGELQGVVSWGYGCAQKNKPGVYTRVCNFVDWIQETMAANN, from the exons ATGAATCCACTCCTGATCCTTGCCTTTGTGGGAGCCGCTG TTGCTTTCTCCACTGATGACGATGACAAGATCGTCGGGGGCTACACCTGCCAGGAGAATTCCGTCCCCTACCAGGTGTCCCTGAACGCTGGCTACCACTTCTGTGGTGGCTCCCTCATCAATGACCAGTGGGTGGTGTCTGCGGCTCACTGCTACAAGTC TCGCATCCAGGTGAGGCTGGGAGAGCACAACATCGAGGTCGATGAGGGGAATGAGCAGTTCATCAACTCCGCCAAGGTCATCCGCCACCCCCGCTACAACAGCTGGACCCTGGACAATGACATCATGCTGATCAAGCTGTCCTCGCCTGCGGTCATCAGTTCCCGGGTGTCCACCatctccctgcccacctcctgtGCGCCTGCTGGCACCCAGTGTCTCATCTCCGGCTGGGGCAACACCCTGAGCTCTGGCA tCAACTACCCTGAGCTGCTGCAGTGCCTGGATGCCCCATTGCTGGCCCAGGAGCAGTGTGAAGCCGCGTACCCTGGACAGATCACCGACAACATGGTGTGCGCCGGCTTCCTCGAGGGTGGCAAGGATTCCTGCCAG ggtGACTCTGGTGGCCCCGTGGTCTGCAATGGAGAGCTTCAGGGAGTTGTCTCCTGGGGCTATGGTTGTGCCCAGAAGAACAAGCCTGGTGTCTACACCAGGGTCTGCAACTTCGTGGACTGGATTCAGGAGACCATGGCTGCCAACAACTAA